The genomic interval CCCTGCCCTTGCAGATATTGATGGAGATGGTGATTTAGACCTTTTTGTTGGGTATTCTAATGGAGTTGTTGACTATTACGAAAATACAGGAGACAGTAACAATTACAACTATACATTAAATACATCAGATATCCTAGGAACATACAACACCTATCAATATGTAATTCCCTTTCTCTATGATATAAATGGGGATGGGATATACGATATTTTACTTGGAAGAAAATATAACACACTTGTTTACTATACTGGAGATAACTCAAGTGGAAGCATAACATTTACACACCAAACAGATAAATGGAATAATCTTTCATTTGATTCTTTTACAAGCCCTGTGCTTGTTGATTTAAAGAATGATGGAAACATAGAGCTGGTAGTTGGACAGTACAATGGAGAAATATATCTTTACACAGATGCATTAACAACACCATCTTTATTAACCAAATCGTTTGGTTCTATTGATTTAGGGTATTTAGCTACTCCTCTGCTAATTGATATGGACAATGACGGAGATTTAGACTTGCTTGTTGCTCATAACAACCAGATTGCATACATTGAAAACACCAGTTCCGACTCAAGTTTGAACTTCAACCTTAACAATATTTCTTTGATAATTACAACTTATGCAATTAAAAGCCTTGATGTCTGGGATTACGATAATGATGGAGACCTTGATATCTTTTTTGGTACTGCTTCTGGAGGAATAGGTCTGCTTAAAAATAACGGGATTTCTGGAGGTATTTTTTCTTTTACAGAAGAAGTTATTGGAAATGGATATAGCCCATCAACGGAGAGTTTTGATGGGATGTACACCCCCAACCCTGATGCTGCTGTTTGTATTGCAGACCTTGACGGTGATGGAGATATGGATTTCCTTATTGCAAACCAATACGGCACATCAACCTTCTATAGAAACGACGATATAAATACAAATGCCGGTGGCAATGACCAAACCTTAGATGGATGGCAGGCCGGGAATTTTGTAAGGGTTAAAGACGGATATGGAACAGGTGATTCTTACTTCCCATTTGCTTTATCTTCATACTGTTCAATAAAAGCAAGGGATTTAGACGGAGATGGAGATTATGACTTTCTTATAACTGGCACAGATGGAAAAGTTTATAAAATAACCAATACTGGAACAACCACAAACCCTAATTATGAAAAAGATTCAAATCCTTTATCAAGCGTACCTCAATTTGACGATCAATCAACCTATTTAATAAACACAAAACTTGATATCAGAGACTTTAACGGTGACGGCTGGTATGACCTTGTATTGGGCGGAGCAGATGGTGGGCTAAAATTCTATGTAAATACTGCATCTCAGGACACAACACCCCCAACAGAGCCTGGGAATTTTGCAGGACAGGCTCTAAGTGAAAGCAAAATAAGATTAACATGGGATATTTCAACCGATTTAAACGGCACAGGAGTAAAAGAATATGTGTTGAAAAGATACAACGCGGGAAATCTTGAAAAAACAGTAATTATCCAAGACCCTGTAGCATCGATGTATGTAGACACAGGATTAACAGAGGAAACAACATACGATTACGAAATCTATGCTGTTGATTACGCAGGGAACCAGAGCACAACAGCAACAGTAACTGAGGCAACTGGCCCTGCACCATACTTAGACCACTATGCTATTTCAATACCAAGTGGCACTGTTGGAAGTAATTTTTCTGTTTCATTTCAGGCTATATCAAACTATGGCTTTATTATGGACTCCTACAATGAAACAGCGAATATAACTGTAAGCGAAGGCTCAATTTCTCCTACGCAGGTTACCTTTGCAGACGGAGAGGCACAGGTTACATTTTCATATACTAACGACTCTGCAACTGACAACATCCAGTTAATTTTAACTATTTCAAATTCAGATAACTCTGTTTCAAACAACTCAGACCCCATATCAGTTGACTTAATACCACCTTCAACCCCTGTGTTTACAGAGGTTACACCTCAATCATCCACAAGTGTTTCTTTAAAATGGGGAGAAGTTACAGACACAGGAGGCGCATCCAACTATTACATTGATATTTACAGAAATGGGACAAAAATAATTACAGTAAGTGGAACTTCAACATCATACACAGACAACAGTTGCTCACCAAATACTGAATACACTTATTACTTAAAATCGAGGGATTCTGTGGGAAATGTATCTCCAGCTTCAAGTTCTATAACAGTCACCACTCCAGAATCTGAACAGGATACAGTTCCTCCTTCAATTCCAACTGGATTAACTGTTGTTAGCACAGGAGAAAATTTTATAGCAATAAAATGGGATCCATCAACAGATACAGGGGGGTCAGGATTAGGAGGCTATAAAATTTACAGAGGCCCGTCAGAAATTGCGACCGTAGGGCCCAACACAACCACATACACTGATGAGGGGCTTCAACCTGACACCGAATATACCTACCATGTCCGCGCTTTTGACAACGCTGGTAACTATTCAGATTTCAGTGATGGATTGACTGTAAGAACAAGACCTCATGAGGAGGATACTACTCCGCCAACTACCCCTCAAAACCTCCAGGCACAAACTGTAGATGATAATTCAATAAGATTAACATGGGAAGCGTCCTCTGACAGTGGTGGCTCTGGTTTAGCAGGATACAGAATTTATAGAGAAGATGTTGACAACTATGGCACAGCAATAGCTGTTGTTGATGCATCTACAACTGAATATACAAATACTGGATTACAGGCAGGGACAACTTATAGATACAAAGTAAAAGCAGTGGACAACGCAGGAAATATGTCTGATTTTTCAAATGTAGCAGAGGCAACCACAACAGATAGCAGCGCAGATACTGAAAGTCCTTCTGTTCCAACAAATATCCAACTAACTGCCCTATCTCCTTCAGATGCAAGGATTAGCTGGGATGCTTCAACTGACAATGTGGCGGTTGCAGGGTACGAAATATTTCAGGTAACCCCAAGTAATAACCCATTCCAGAATTATGATTACACTTTAATAGGACAGACTTCTGAAACCACCTATGTAATAAGCGGATTAAACCCGGGAGAAACTTATAACTTTTGCGTAAGGGCAATTGATACCTCTGGTAACAAATCAAGATACTCTGAAATAAAAGAAATAACAATGCCCAATGCTTCAGATGACCATAATCCGCCTACACCACCTCAGAATTTAAGGTTTGTATCTGTTTCAAGCTCAAGTGTTATTATTGAATTTGACCCTGCTACCGACAATGAAAGTGGAGTAAAGCTATATCACATATTCAGAAATGATAGCGAGATTGCTCAAACAGACACTTTAAGTTTTGAAGACTCCGATGTTCAGGTTAACGAGACATACGAATATTATGTTACTGCGGAAGATTGGAATGGAAATGTTTCTGAGCCATCAAACACAATCTCAACAATAATTCCAATGGAGGATAACGACCCACCTTCAACCCCATCAAACCTTACTTACACTGCAACACCTGATTATGTAACTTTAACCTGGGGAATGAGTTATGATGAAATTTCAGGGGTTGACCACTATGAAGTTCAAAAGGTAAATTCACCTTTTAAAGCAAAAGCAGAACCTTACGCTGTAACCACAGAAACAACATTTACAGATGAAAATGTTGTTGCAGGCTCTAAATACATCTACTATGTTTTTGCAGTTGACAGGGCAGGAAATAAATCAGTTCCCGCTTCTATTTCAGTTGTTGTTCCTGATAGCGGGGAAGAAGATCACACTCTTTACTTCCCGCATATTGATGTCAGTGATTTCTGGTGGACAGGTTTTGCTGTTGTAAATACAGAAGATAGTGATGCAAATGTAACATTCAGATTTTACGACAACAATGGAAATGAAGTGGCATCTCTGGATAAAACAATTCCTGCAAAGGGTAAAATAGTTTCCACCATAAGAAACCTGTTTAATGACAATGTGCCTGAAGGTGCTTCATGGTACAAGATAGAAACAGATAAAAAATTAGACGGCTTTGAGCTTTTCGGAACAACAGACTGGCATGAGCTTGTTGGAGTAAAAATATTCAGTAAACCTGCAAACAAAATAATATACCCTGAAATTAAAGTTGATGACACATACTGGACAGGAATTGCTTTGATTAACATTTCAAGCGAGCAGGCTAATGTAATATTTAAAGCGTATGATTCATCAGGGAATGAATTAACATCTTCAAATACAATAAATATTCCATCATACGGCAAAGATGTAGCGTTGGTTGAAGACCTCTTTGATAGCTTCCCTGCTGAAACAGCCTATGTGGTTGCTGAAAGCAACCAGAATTTAATAGGGTTTGAGCTTTTTGGATACAAATCACATGTTGGGCTTGCTGGACTTTCTGCAATTCCTTTTGAACAGCAAGACTCTGACAACCAAACAAAAACACTTAAAACAAAAGGAGATAACTCCAAAGTTCTCTCTGCAATAGTTGTAAGTTCAACAGAAGTTCAATTAACCTGGGATGCTCTTGAACCAGCTCCAGATTCTTATAGAATTTACGAAGTTAACGAAATATCCACTCCATTTGGGACATCACTGGATAAAATTAAGTTATGGGGAGAAACAACTGATACTCAGTATCTTGTAACAGGACTTACCCCTGACACAGATTACAAGTTTGCAGTTTACCCAGTTTATGGAGAAAATGAAGGTGACCCAACCAATGTTGTAAGTGTTCATACATTGGCAGGGGAAGCAAACTCTCTCTACACCTATGTTTGTCCGAGAATTGAAGAAAACTTCGGTGGGACAACAGCAATTGCAATGGTTAATTTAGGATCTAATAATGCAGAGATAAAAATTCAACTTTTAGGGGAAGGTGCCTCCGTTCTTGAAGAACAAACCATTTCACTTAATGCTTTAAACAAAACTGAAACACAGTTAACATCTCTGTTTTCGGATATTCCGGATACAGCAAAAGCGGTTAGAATTATTTCTAATCAGAAACTCATAGCTTGGGAAAACTTTGAAAACAACTGTGACAATGGTAATAATGACGGATACTATGACACACTTTACGCTTTTGACAGAGCATTAAATGTAGTCAATTTCACCCATATTGCTCCAGAAACCTATATGTGGGACTCTTATGTTTGCGTATGGAATTTATCAGAGAATGGCAACAATACCAACTTTACAGCATACGGGACTGACGGTACGGTACTTGGAGTTTACCCTCACAGCATACTTCCTGGAGATGTTATCTCTGATGAAATTCATGGTTTTATTCCTGATGATAGCTTACTCCAGAATATAGGCTGGGTTCAGGTAACAGGCCAAGGACCTATGAATGGGTACTTTGCCTTCAGCAATAAAGAGCATACCTTAATGGGAGCAATTGAAGGGCAATAGTTTTAGCCTTACATAAAATTTAAGGGGGATTTAATCCCCCTTTTTTTGTTTATTATCTATTATTTTCTCAATAACCTTCTGGGCTATTAATAAGCCAAAGGTAGCAGTAACAGTCATAATAGAGCCCACTACCTCTCCCTTTACCTCTGACTTTTCAAGTGAATAAACCACAGTAAAATCCCTATCTCCATACCCCCATTGCCTTAACTTCTTTCTCATCCTGTATGCAAGGGGGTCATTTTTTGTCTCCCATATAGAGCCAGACTTAACCATTTCTGGATTTATTTTAAAACCTGAACCTGTTGACGCAATAACGGGAATATCTTTTTCAAGGCATTTTATTATAAGGTTCAGTTTTGGGATAAGGGAATCTATACAGTCTGCTACAACTTTATAACTTTCAAGCGGCACATTGTCAAAGGTATCTTTATTGATAAAATACGGGTATTTATCCACTTTTATTTCTGGATTAATATCCTTTGCCCTCTTTTCAAAAACTTCTGTTTTGTTAATACCAATTGTTGAATGAAATGCAAGTATCTGCCTGTTTAGATTACTCTCTTCAACACAATCCCCATCAATAACTCCTATATGCCCAACTCCGCTTCTAACAAGTGCTTCGGCACAAATACCCCCCACTCCGCCTAAACCTGCAACAAGTACTTTTGATTTTTTTAGTTTTTCAATGCCCTCTTTTCCGTAAAGAATCTCTAACCTTGAAAGGAACAATTAAAAGCCTCTTCAGTGTTTTTAAAGGTTAATTCAAAAAACTCTCTTTTTGTTTTATTTAAAATCTTTGCTATTTTTTCACCAATATATGGCAAATTTGACGGCACATTAGGGTATCTAAAACCCTCTGGTGGCAAATCAGGGGAATCAGTCTCAACAAGTATTCTGTCTTCTGGAATCCCTTTTAAAACCTCAATAGCCTTCTTTGCATTGCTTCTAATTGCAGGTGCACCAAAAGAGAAGTAAACCCTTTCAAATCTTTTTAGCAACGCCTTTGCAAAATCAAGCTTTCCTGAAAACATGTGCATAATATAGGTTAATTCTTTAAAGTTATCTGTTATTTCAAGGAATTCTTTAAAACCTTTTCGCAAATGAATTATTACAGGCTTTTTGGTTTCCCTTGCAATCTCAAGCTGCTTTTCAAAGAAATGCGCCTGTAAATCTTTATCAATGTTTTTTTCAAAAAAATCAAGCCCAATTTCTCCAATTGCAATACAGTTTGGGTTTTCAGATGCAACATCTAAAATAGTTTTTAGCGCTGTTTTTGGTGCTTCGTTAATGTATAGAGGGTGCACCCCGACAGCATAGAAAACACTTTGGTATTTTTCAGCCAATTGATTTGCTATGTATGAGTATCCCTTAATGCCGGGAATAACAAACCCCTTTACTCCTAAATCAATTGCCTTTTCTATCTCTCTTTCTTTTAAAAAATCAAGGTGGCAATGGGAATCTATTAGCACTTAAATCTCCTTAAAAGAAAACCCATTTTTAACAAGCAATTCTTCAAAAACAGGCTTTGCCTCCTGAGATTCAAGGGTTATCTCAACAATTTCCTTATCCTTATCCACCCGGAAAGAGCTAACGATAGATGCATCGCTTACAAGTGAAATCAACTCCCCTCTGCATCTTGGGCAACTCAGGTTTTCAACATTGTATGCCAAGGTAATACTTTTCTGTTTTTCTACAGCAAAAACCTTTCCTGTAGTTTTAAGGTAAGAAGTCTTACCAATAATTGAAGAAATAAAATCTCTATCTTTTATTCTTTCCTTTACAGTATCAACATTATAGCCTTTCAATTTTAGCAACTCTTCAACACTTTTACCTTGCGAAACAGAGTCAAACTCAAATTGATTTTCTCCATTTACACTTACCCATACCTCTCCTGTTTCTCCAAAAAGGTTATGTATATTCCCTAATGTTTTCTGGTAAGCACCTGTAAGAAAAACCCCTAAAAGATACTCCCCGTCGTTTAACTTGTGAAGTTTTATTGTGTCGCTGTACTTTGCAAAATCAACAAACCTGTCTATCTTGCCGTCTGAATCACAGGTTATATCAACCAAAGTTGCATTTACAACAGGTATTTCATTAAGTCTCTCTATTGGACAAACAGGGAACAATTGCTTTATTGCCCAGAAATCCGGAATTGAATTAAATATTGAAAAATTGCTTACATACTTGACTGCAAGAAGGGAATCAAGATTTTCCAACTCCTCTGGCAAATCCTGCATTTTTCTTGAAATAATGGAAGCCTTTTTGACAATATTCCAGAATAAGACCTCGCCAACAGCCTTTTCTTCAAGAGTTAACAGCCCTTCATTAAACAAAGTGTGAAGCCTGTTTTTAAAATGTACTGCATCGTGAAAGTACTCTCTTAAATTTTGTGAGTTAATAACATCGAATGTTTCTTTAAGGTTTAAAAGAATCTCATTTTTTGAATAATCGTACCTTTCAGGCAAGTCCCTCTGTTTAAAGAGGGAGGTGTATTCAAACACATTAAAAACAGTAAAAGAGTGGTATGCCACCATTGCCCTGCCGCTTTCAGTTAAAACAAAGGGGACTTCAACATTTTTGGCATCGCAAACCTCTTTTAAGTGGAAGATTATATTGTTTGCATACTCGGTTATTGTATAGTTTGCGCTGGAAGGGGTTGCAGATTTGCTTCCATCATAGTCAACAGCAAGCCCACCGCCAAAATCAATATACTTTATATCAACCCCCAATTTTTTCAATTCACAGTATAAAACTCCCGCCTCATACACCATCTCCTTGATTTTAACCGTGTGAGTTATCTGAGAGCCTATATGTGCATGGAGAAGTTTTACCCTATCAAGAAGGTTTTTATTTTTCAAAAAGTCAATCGCCTTTAAAATCTCCATTGCAGTGAGGCCAAACTTAGCGTAATCCCCCCCCGACATCTCCCATTTCCCAGTACCCCTTGTGTGTAGGCGGCACCTTATTCCTATGAAAGGCAACCTTTCCGCTTCTCTAAAAACCTGTTCTATTAAAAAAAGCTCTGAAAACTTGTCTATTACCACAAATATTTCATCAAAGAAATTTGCAGCCTCTTTAATTAGCTTTATATACTCAATATCTTTAAACCCGTTGCATATAACAGTGGTATTTTTATCTGCTTTTTCAATAATTGCACACAACTCGGCTTTTGAACCTGCCTCAATACCAATAGAAAACCCTTTTCCACCCTTTAAAACCTGTTCAACAACCAAAGCATCCTGGTTTACCTTTATAGGGTAAACAGGTTTATAACCCTTTGCACCTCCAAACTCTTTTATTGCCTTCTCAAAAGAGTGCACAATCTTTGATATTGAGTAATCTATAATCTGCCCAAAGTTAAAGGTTATAGGCAAATTTAATCCATACTCTTTCCTCGCCTTCTTAACAAGCAGGGGTATTTCAACATAAACATCTTGCTTTTTTGTGGGGTTAACGCACAGATTCCCTTTCTCGTTTACAGAAAAGTATCTTACCCCCCAGTCTTTTATCCTGTAATAATCCTCTGGCGTTTCAAGATAGTACATTAAACTTCCTCAACAATTTCAGGCAAAGGTTTTCTTGACCTTTCTCTCCTTGCCTCCTTTTTTGGATAACCTAAAGGAGTCATTAAAAAAGGCTCTTCGTTTTCAGGAAGGTTGAGGGCTTCTTTAAGCTTTTCCCTGTCAAATGCAGCAATATAGCAGGTACCCAGCCCCATTTCAGTTGCAGCAAGGACAAAGTAATCTGTTATTATTGTAACATCGCACATTAAGTAATCTTCTCCGTCCCGTCTAACCCAGTTTGACCCTTTTTTACCAACAAAGACAGCAATTATTGGAGCTTCCTTTAACCAATCCCTTGCATAGGCCTGACAAACCCTTTCTTTCATCTCCTTTGACTTTACAATGTAAATTTTCCATGGCTGTAAATTCTTTGCAGAAGGGGCAAGGCGCGCACATTCAAGGATATAATCAATCTTCTCCTGCTCAACATTTCTATCTAAATAGCCTCTATAACTGTATCTCGAATTTATAATATCAATTAATTTCATAACACCTCCTTTATTGCTTTTCGTTGCAATGAGGACAAACCCTTGAATTTACCGAAATAATTTTCCCACAATTCCAGCATCTTTTATACTTTTTCAATTCCCCTGTTGAAGGTGTATTTTTAGGTTTAATACTTTCGTCGATTTCCCCTTCCGAAACCTTCAATATTGCCTTCTTTAATTCAATTGGAGTTTTAAACCTCTCATTTAATGATTTAGCAAGAGCCTTCATTATCACCATAGCCTTGTACTTTGTTAATCCCTCAACCTTTAAATCTGGAGAGGTAAATAGCCTGTTTTTTGCCTCTTCTTCAATCTTTAAAGGGTTAAAATTTGAAAAGGGAAGTTTTCCAACAAGCAATTCATAAAACATCATGCCAATTGAATAAACATCAGATTGAAATGTCGCCTTTCCCTCAAAATGCTCAGGTGCCATATACGGTGGACACCCCACCCTTGTCATTGCAACAGAGTCAATGTTTAAGTGTCTTGAAGTACCGAAGTCAGTCATCTTTACCCTTTTATCCCTTGTTAAAAGAATATTTGCAGGCCTGATGTCTCTGTGGATTATCCCCATACTATGAGCGTACTGGACAGCATCGCAAACCTGAAAAATAATTGTTACAGCCTCATCCCAGCTAAGCCTTCCTTTAGCTTTCAAATATTTGTCAAGGGCTCCCCCCTCAATGTACTCACTTACCATAAAGAAAATTCCATCCCTTCTTTCAGCAGAGTACAGTTGAACAATGTTGGGATGCTGCAATTTAGCCTGAATTCTCGCTTCTTTTAAAAGCTTTTCAAGCTTATCTGATTGATTGTGAGGAACTTTAATAGCAACCTTTCTCTTTACCCAGGTATCAATTCCTAAATAAACAGAGCCAAAGCCACCACTTCCAAGCCTCTTTACTATTTTGTACTTACCAATTGAACCTTTCTCCAACAGCATACAGGAATTTTAACACAAAAAAATTTGAGATTTCAGTTAATCAACAATCTCCTCTATTCTTTTGCCTTTTCTTGAAGAGATAATTACGGCAATAAAAATCAAAGCCATACCTGTAAGTTGAATAAGTGAGACCCTTTCCCTAAATAGAAAATA from Thermotomaculum hydrothermale carries:
- a CDS encoding TatD family hydrolase gives rise to the protein MLIDSHCHLDFLKEREIEKAIDLGVKGFVIPGIKGYSYIANQLAEKYQSVFYAVGVHPLYINEAPKTALKTILDVASENPNCIAIGEIGLDFFEKNIDKDLQAHFFEKQLEIARETKKPVIIHLRKGFKEFLEITDNFKELTYIMHMFSGKLDFAKALLKRFERVYFSFGAPAIRSNAKKAIEVLKGIPEDRILVETDSPDLPPEGFRYPNVPSNLPYIGEKIAKILNKTKREFFELTFKNTEEAFNCSFQG
- the speA gene encoding biosynthetic arginine decarboxylase; its protein translation is MYYLETPEDYYRIKDWGVRYFSVNEKGNLCVNPTKKQDVYVEIPLLVKKARKEYGLNLPITFNFGQIIDYSISKIVHSFEKAIKEFGGAKGYKPVYPIKVNQDALVVEQVLKGGKGFSIGIEAGSKAELCAIIEKADKNTTVICNGFKDIEYIKLIKEAANFFDEIFVVIDKFSELFLIEQVFREAERLPFIGIRCRLHTRGTGKWEMSGGDYAKFGLTAMEILKAIDFLKNKNLLDRVKLLHAHIGSQITHTVKIKEMVYEAGVLYCELKKLGVDIKYIDFGGGLAVDYDGSKSATPSSANYTITEYANNIIFHLKEVCDAKNVEVPFVLTESGRAMVAYHSFTVFNVFEYTSLFKQRDLPERYDYSKNEILLNLKETFDVINSQNLREYFHDAVHFKNRLHTLFNEGLLTLEEKAVGEVLFWNIVKKASIISRKMQDLPEELENLDSLLAVKYVSNFSIFNSIPDFWAIKQLFPVCPIERLNEIPVVNATLVDITCDSDGKIDRFVDFAKYSDTIKLHKLNDGEYLLGVFLTGAYQKTLGNIHNLFGETGEVWVSVNGENQFEFDSVSQGKSVEELLKLKGYNVDTVKERIKDRDFISSIIGKTSYLKTTGKVFAVEKQKSITLAYNVENLSCPRCRGELISLVSDASIVSSFRVDKDKEIVEITLESQEAKPVFEELLVKNGFSFKEI
- a CDS encoding nitroreductase family protein, with the protein product MKLIDIINSRYSYRGYLDRNVEQEKIDYILECARLAPSAKNLQPWKIYIVKSKEMKERVCQAYARDWLKEAPIIAVFVGKKGSNWVRRDGEDYLMCDVTIITDYFVLAATEMGLGTCYIAAFDREKLKEALNLPENEEPFLMTPLGYPKKEARRERSRKPLPEIVEEV
- a CDS encoding tRNA threonylcarbamoyladenosine dehydratase, with protein sequence MFLSRLEILYGKEGIEKLKKSKVLVAGLGGVGGICAEALVRSGVGHIGVIDGDCVEESNLNRQILAFHSTIGINKTEVFEKRAKDINPEIKVDKYPYFINKDTFDNVPLESYKVVADCIDSLIPKLNLIIKCLEKDIPVIASTGSGFKINPEMVKSGSIWETKNDPLAYRMRKKLRQWGYGDRDFTVVYSLEKSEVKGEVVGSIMTVTATFGLLIAQKVIEKIIDNKQKKGD
- a CDS encoding serine/threonine protein kinase, which codes for MLLEKGSIGKYKIVKRLGSGGFGSVYLGIDTWVKRKVAIKVPHNQSDKLEKLLKEARIQAKLQHPNIVQLYSAERRDGIFFMVSEYIEGGALDKYLKAKGRLSWDEAVTIIFQVCDAVQYAHSMGIIHRDIRPANILLTRDKRVKMTDFGTSRHLNIDSVAMTRVGCPPYMAPEHFEGKATFQSDVYSIGMMFYELLVGKLPFSNFNPLKIEEEAKNRLFTSPDLKVEGLTKYKAMVIMKALAKSLNERFKTPIELKKAILKVSEGEIDESIKPKNTPSTGELKKYKRCWNCGKIISVNSRVCPHCNEKQ
- a CDS encoding fibronectin type III domain-containing protein, encoding MYKKLFFYLLIILSISVTNGYGQTFSQATLTFNNNTITIQDTGYKNTHPCMADFDGDGDLDLIVGTNKTSLVYYRNDDIDTNVGGTDSTLDGTRLTLVSRALIPEIRDINNNVLYNFVPAAGDLDGDGLIDLIIGAYDGTVYFLKNNGVINGVPDFADPQILIPDDNKTAAAPALADIDGDGDLDLFVGYSNGVVDYYENTGDSNNYNYTLNTSDILGTYNTYQYVIPFLYDINGDGIYDILLGRKYNTLVYYTGDNSSGSITFTHQTDKWNNLSFDSFTSPVLVDLKNDGNIELVVGQYNGEIYLYTDALTTPSLLTKSFGSIDLGYLATPLLIDMDNDGDLDLLVAHNNQIAYIENTSSDSSLNFNLNNISLIITTYAIKSLDVWDYDNDGDLDIFFGTASGGIGLLKNNGISGGIFSFTEEVIGNGYSPSTESFDGMYTPNPDAAVCIADLDGDGDMDFLIANQYGTSTFYRNDDINTNAGGNDQTLDGWQAGNFVRVKDGYGTGDSYFPFALSSYCSIKARDLDGDGDYDFLITGTDGKVYKITNTGTTTNPNYEKDSNPLSSVPQFDDQSTYLINTKLDIRDFNGDGWYDLVLGGADGGLKFYVNTASQDTTPPTEPGNFAGQALSESKIRLTWDISTDLNGTGVKEYVLKRYNAGNLEKTVIIQDPVASMYVDTGLTEETTYDYEIYAVDYAGNQSTTATVTEATGPAPYLDHYAISIPSGTVGSNFSVSFQAISNYGFIMDSYNETANITVSEGSISPTQVTFADGEAQVTFSYTNDSATDNIQLILTISNSDNSVSNNSDPISVDLIPPSTPVFTEVTPQSSTSVSLKWGEVTDTGGASNYYIDIYRNGTKIITVSGTSTSYTDNSCSPNTEYTYYLKSRDSVGNVSPASSSITVTTPESEQDTVPPSIPTGLTVVSTGENFIAIKWDPSTDTGGSGLGGYKIYRGPSEIATVGPNTTTYTDEGLQPDTEYTYHVRAFDNAGNYSDFSDGLTVRTRPHEEDTTPPTTPQNLQAQTVDDNSIRLTWEASSDSGGSGLAGYRIYREDVDNYGTAIAVVDASTTEYTNTGLQAGTTYRYKVKAVDNAGNMSDFSNVAEATTTDSSADTESPSVPTNIQLTALSPSDARISWDASTDNVAVAGYEIFQVTPSNNPFQNYDYTLIGQTSETTYVISGLNPGETYNFCVRAIDTSGNKSRYSEIKEITMPNASDDHNPPTPPQNLRFVSVSSSSVIIEFDPATDNESGVKLYHIFRNDSEIAQTDTLSFEDSDVQVNETYEYYVTAEDWNGNVSEPSNTISTIIPMEDNDPPSTPSNLTYTATPDYVTLTWGMSYDEISGVDHYEVQKVNSPFKAKAEPYAVTTETTFTDENVVAGSKYIYYVFAVDRAGNKSVPASISVVVPDSGEEDHTLYFPHIDVSDFWWTGFAVVNTEDSDANVTFRFYDNNGNEVASLDKTIPAKGKIVSTIRNLFNDNVPEGASWYKIETDKKLDGFELFGTTDWHELVGVKIFSKPANKIIYPEIKVDDTYWTGIALINISSEQANVIFKAYDSSGNELTSSNTINIPSYGKDVALVEDLFDSFPAETAYVVAESNQNLIGFELFGYKSHVGLAGLSAIPFEQQDSDNQTKTLKTKGDNSKVLSAIVVSSTEVQLTWDALEPAPDSYRIYEVNEISTPFGTSLDKIKLWGETTDTQYLVTGLTPDTDYKFAVYPVYGENEGDPTNVVSVHTLAGEANSLYTYVCPRIEENFGGTTAIAMVNLGSNNAEIKIQLLGEGASVLEEQTISLNALNKTETQLTSLFSDIPDTAKAVRIISNQKLIAWENFENNCDNGNNDGYYDTLYAFDRALNVVNFTHIAPETYMWDSYVCVWNLSENGNNTNFTAYGTDGTVLGVYPHSILPGDVISDEIHGFIPDDSLLQNIGWVQVTGQGPMNGYFAFSNKEHTLMGAIEGQ